GGAAAGAAACATTGGCGCTTGTGGTCTCCGTTTTGGTAGGAGGGCAATTGGGAATACGGATTAGTTTAAAAAGATTGACGCCTAAAGGAATTAAAAGGGTTACGGCCCTATTGGTTTTTGTGGTGGGGGTTCGTATTTTGCTGAAATATATTCCTCAGGTATTTTAAAATAACAGATTTAAAAAGACAATAGCATTGACGATTCTTTTAAGCCCAGCGTATATTCCGGATGTTGCCACATTTTCTACCATAGCTCAACATGACGTTTGCTGGGAGGTTCAAGATAATTTTCAGAAACAAACATACCGTAATAGAGCATATGTCTGTAATGATTTGGGTAAACAAATGTTGAGTATCCCTATTCAGCATATTGGCAAGGGGCAAGGCAAACAAAAATATAGGGATGTTAAATTGGAGAATGCCTATCATTGGCAACGTCAACATTGGCGGTCTATGCAAACAGCGTATAGAACGTCTCCTTTTTTTGAGTTTTATGAGGATGAAATTGCACCACTTTATGAAAAGGAGTATAAATTTCTGATGGATTTTAACCTGCTGACCATAGAAACTATTTGTGATTGTCTTCAGATGGATATGCCAAAGGATAGAACAACGGTTTACGAAACAAAACCTGAACATCTTTTTGATGGTCGCTTTCTAGTTGATGCAAAAACCAAATTGAACTTTAATCAGGAAGAATATACTCAGGTTTTTTCTGACAGGAATGACTTTGTCCCCAATGCTAGTATTCTAGACGTGCTTTTTAACGAGGGAACCAATGCAGTGGGTTATTTAAAAAATCAAAAACTTAGTTTTTTAGATGTTTAGATTTCTGGTTCACTACGGTATACATTTTATAGTGCCCATAGTTGTTGGTTGGTATTTCTATAAAGAGTATCGAGTGAAAGCAATTGTGATACTTTTGGCTGGTATTTTAATTGATGTAGACCATCTGTTGGCTACCCCTATTTTTGCTCCAGACCGCTGTAGTGTCGGTTTTCATCCCTTACATAGCTATTGGGCCATTGCCATTTATGTTGGATTGTTGTTTTTTAAGAAAACGAGAATTTACGGGTTGGCCTTAATGATTCATATTGTGGCGGATATTACCGATTGCTGGCTAATGTTTCAGTCGAAATGAGGCCATGACCGGAAAATGGTCCGATAATTTTTGGTCATAATTCTTGTGGGCCATTACTTCAAAATTATCATCGGCCAAAATGAAATCAATACGGATAGGAATTTTTAAGAAGTTGTAAGTACGTCCGTAGCCAGAACCTTTTTCAATAAAAGTATCTTGCATATCGCCCTTAATGGTATGATATACAGATGAAAATTGAGTGTTGTTAAAATCGCCGCAAACTAAAGTTTTGTATGGGCTTTTTGCCTTATGCTCGGCTATAATCTGGGCTTGTTGCTGTTGTTTTTTAAATTTACTGGTCATACGCCTCAAAAGTCTCTCTGAGGACTGTGAGCGCAAAACTCCGGTTCCGGGAGTAATGCCAAGGGATTGCATGTGTAAGTTGTAGAGGCGTAGTGTATCGCCTTTATAAAGAATATCCACATAAGACCCGTTATTGATGCTGTTGGGAAAATTTATGATTTCTGCCTTAACAATCGGATATTTTGAAAAGATACCCATGTGTACCTTTTCGCCAGAATATATACGCTCTAGATGATGATACGGATAATCTAAATAATTTTCCTCCATATCATAACCCACCTCTTGAAAGGAAATAATATCAGGACTTTCCTGCCGTACCAAGTTCTTTATTTCTTGGGGAATGCTATCGTTATCTAAAAAATTGTACTTATTGAAACCTCGTACATTAAACGTCATTACTTTTAGTTCATCCTCATTAAAATCAACGGCTTTGGGAGAAAACTTGATAAATGTACCCAGAATAAAATATCCAAAGACTAGAACAAACAATGAGGTAAAGGTTTGCTTTTTAAGGCCTAAAAGCCAATATAGAAAAAAGACAGTGTTGGCAACAACTAGAGCGGGTACACCTAAGCTTAATATGGAAAGAAAAGGAAAAATTTCTAAAGAAAGGTAGGGTACTGCGCACGCAACTAGAAGTGTAACTGCGACAATGATATTTATAAAAAAGAGAATTTTATTAAAAAACGAAAGTCCCCTCATGTATTAGTCTTCCTTGCCAGCCTTGAATAGAAAGTCCTTTTCAGCTTTAGAAAGACTTTCATATCCAGATTTGCTGATTTTATCTAAAATAGCGTCAATTTTTTTCTGGTGAGTTTCTTTATCGTGGTTGGCTTGTTTGCGTGCCGTAGCTTGTTTGTTTTTGTAAACCGTTTTCATGGGCGCTT
This genomic interval from Zobellia roscoffensis contains the following:
- a CDS encoding endonuclease/exonuclease/phosphatase family protein, with translation MFVLVFGYFILGTFIKFSPKAVDFNEDELKVMTFNVRGFNKYNFLDNDSIPQEIKNLVRQESPDIISFQEVGYDMEENYLDYPYHHLERIYSGEKVHMGIFSKYPIVKAEIINFPNSINNGSYVDILYKGDTLRLYNLHMQSLGITPGTGVLRSQSSERLLRRMTSKFKKQQQQAQIIAEHKAKSPYKTLVCGDFNNTQFSSVYHTIKGDMQDTFIEKGSGYGRTYNFLKIPIRIDFILADDNFEVMAHKNYDQKLSDHFPVMASFRLKH
- a CDS encoding WbqC family protein, which translates into the protein MTILLSPAYIPDVATFSTIAQHDVCWEVQDNFQKQTYRNRAYVCNDLGKQMLSIPIQHIGKGQGKQKYRDVKLENAYHWQRQHWRSMQTAYRTSPFFEFYEDEIAPLYEKEYKFLMDFNLLTIETICDCLQMDMPKDRTTVYETKPEHLFDGRFLVDAKTKLNFNQEEYTQVFSDRNDFVPNASILDVLFNEGTNAVGYLKNQKLSFLDV
- a CDS encoding DUF6122 family protein is translated as MFRFLVHYGIHFIVPIVVGWYFYKEYRVKAIVILLAGILIDVDHLLATPIFAPDRCSVGFHPLHSYWAIAIYVGLLFFKKTRIYGLALMIHIVADITDCWLMFQSK